One Dromiciops gliroides isolate mDroGli1 chromosome 3, mDroGli1.pri, whole genome shotgun sequence DNA segment encodes these proteins:
- the LOC122747289 gene encoding probable E3 ubiquitin-protein ligase TRIML1 — MLRPHLLQSMVGLTTCDQHGEKQEFFCEENQRLLCDSCLLALEHKDHQVLPLEIDADKHKVNLQETLTFLQKKEEELKMALDTVKREKTRFKESTYSLKRSIISEYGKMHQFLWDEEYQYIQKLKQESRDNLAELEENKAKLSQQIQNLQRLSFKIEENLDKPPLEMLQDTKGTLERNEELLLQEPEYASPVLTTCYITCLREMLMSFQRDITLDPESANPHLILSEDLKSVQYGSVPQDLPDNKERFNYTLAVLGAQTFTSGKHYWEVEVGDKTEWEVGICKDSVSRKGRISSSSEDVTILAGFKSGNNFFLWDLQSGFYLCQPIHKVGIFLDYEKGHIAFYEATERSLIYSLSNIGFEGPLRPYFSPCLPNEESIPGSLIICPISNHQRDVHDADYKG; from the coding sequence ATGCTCAGACCTCATTTGCTACAGAGCATGGTGGGCCTGACCACCTGTGATCAACATGGGGAAAAACAGGAGTTCTTCTGTGAGGAAAACCAGAGGCTCCTCTGTGATTCCTGTTTATTAGCCCTGGAGCACAAGGATCACCAAGTCCTTCCCTTGGAAATAGATGCTGACAAGCACAAGGTGAACCTCCAGGAGACACTGACTTTCttacagaaaaaagaagaggaattaaAAATGGCATTGGACAcagtaaaaagggaaaagacacgCTTTAAGGAGAGTACTTACTCTTTGAAACGTTCAATTATTTCTGAATATGGAAAAATGCATCAATTCTTATGGGATGAAGAAtatcaatatatacaaaaattgaaGCAGGAATCCAGAGACAACCTGGCCGAACTGGAGGAGAACAAAGCCAAGCTGTCCCAACAAATCCAGAATCTGCAACGACTGAGTTTCAAAATAGAGGAGAATTTGGACAAGCCCCCCTTGGAAATGCTTCAGGACACAAAAGGCACTTTGGAAAGGAATGAGGAGCTGCTACTTCAAGAACCAGAGTATGCTTCCCCTGTCTTGACCACCTGTTACATCACATGCTTGAGAGAAATGCTCATGAGTTTCCAGAGAGATATAACTCTTGATCCTGAATCAGCTAATCCCCATCTCATCCTGTCTGAAGATTTGAAGAGTGTCCAATATGGAAGTGTCCCCCAGGACCTGCCTGACAACAAAGAGAGATTTAACTATACTCTTGCTGTTTTGGGGGCCCAGACTTTCACCTCAGGCAAACACTACTGGGAAGTAGAGGTGGGAGACAAGACAGAGTGGGAGGTGGGCATCTGTAAAGATTCAGTCAGCAGAAAGGGGAGAATCTCCTCCTCATCTGAGGATGTAACAATTCTAGCAGGCTTCAAATCtggaaataatttctttctctgggattTACAGAGCGGATTTTATTTGTGCCAGCCTATACACAAAGTGGGCATTTTTCTTGATTATGAAAAGGGACATATAGCATTTTATGAAGCCACAGAGAGATCCCTAATCTATAGTCTCTCAAACATAGGCTTTGAAGGGCCTCTCCGCCCTTACTTTTCTCCTTGCCTTCCTAATGAAGAAAGTATTCCTGGATCACTCATTATCTGCCCCATTAGTAATCACCAAAGGGATGTCCATGATGCTGATTACAAAGGGTAA
- the LOC122747290 gene encoding probable E3 ubiquitin-protein ligase TRIML1, translated as MDVRELIEDLKGDLTCSICLGYFADPVTVKCGHSFCTECLLRCREETNETLTCPECRGVIKYSDLVPNRSLQDLSITAKMLRPHLLQSMVGLTTCDQHGEKEKFFCEEDQRLLCDSCLLAPEHKGHQVLPWETAADKHKEKLQETLTVLRRKEEEFKMVKNVVKRRKTYCKESTYNLKQSVASEYRKMHQFLWDEEYEYLQRFEQQLRDNLDKLEEKKAKLSQQIHNLQRLTLKVVENLDKLPSEMFQDTQGTLEKNEELLLQKPEIAVPVLNIYSITGLREMIMSFQRDITLDPESANPHLILSADLKSVQYRSVPQDLPDNKERFDSALAVLGAQTFTSGKHYWEVEMEDKTEWQVGICKDSVNRKGELSSSSEDMRILAGYTSENNFYLRYSKNDFQTSQALLNLGIFLDYERGHIAFYDVTARSLIYSPSDMEFEGPFRPFFSFGIHDKDNNFAGSLTICPISNQ; from the coding sequence ATGGATGTAAGAGAGTTAATTGAAGACCTCAAGGGAGATCTCACTTGCTCCATCTGCCTGGGCTACTTCGCTGACCCAGTGACTGTCAAATGTGGCCATAGCTTTTGCACAGAATGTCTTCTCAGGTGCAGGGAGGAAACCAATGAAACCTTAACCTGCCCAGAGTGCAGAGGAGTCATCAAATACAGTGACTTGGTGCCCAACAGGAGCCTGCAGGATCTGTCCATCACTGCCAAAATGCTCAGACCTCATTTGCTGCAGAGCATGGTGGGCCTGACTACCTGTGATCAacatggggaaaaagagaaattcttCTGTGAGGAAGACCAGAGGCTCCTCTGTGATTCCTGTTTATTAGCCCCAGAGCACAAGGGTCACCAAGTCCTTCCCTGGGAAACAGCTGCTGACAAGCACAAGGAGAAGCTCCAGGAGACACTGACTGTCTTacggagaaaagaagaggaatttAAAATGGTGAAGAATGTAGTGAAAAGGAGAAAGACATACTGTAAGGAGAGTACTTACAATTTGAAACAGTCAGTTGCTTCTGAATATAGAAAAATGCATCAATTCTTATGGGATGAAGAATATGAATATTTGCAAAGATTTGAGCAGCAGCTCAGAGACAACCTGGACAAACTGGAGGAGAAGAAGGCCAAGCTGTCCCAACAAATCCATAATCTGCAACGACTGACTTTAAAAGTGGTGGAAAATTTGGACAAGCTGCCCTCTGAGATGTTTCAGGATACACAAGGCACTTTGGAAAAGAATGAGGAGCTGCTACTTCAAAAACCAGAGATTGCTGTCCCAGTCTTGAACATATATTCCATCACAGGCTTGAGAGAAATGATCATGAGTTTCCAGAGAGATATCACTCTTGATCCTGAATCAGCCAATCCTCATCTCATTCTGTCTGCGGATTTGAAGAGTGTACAGTATAGAAGTGTCCCCCAGGACCTGCCTGACAACAAAGAAAGATTTGACAGTGCTCTTGCTGTTTTGGGGGCCCAGACCTTCACCTCAGGAAAACACTATTGGGAAGTAGAGATGGAAGATAAGACAGAATGGCAAGTGGGCATCTGTAAAGACTCAGTCAACAGAAAGGGGGAACTCTCGTCTTCATCTGAGGATATGAGGATCCTAGCAGGCTACACATCTGAAAATAATTTCTATCTCAGATATTCAAAAAATGACTTTCAAACGAGCCAGGCTTTACTCAATTTGGGCATTTTTCTTGATTATGAAAGGGGACATATTGCATTTTATGATGTTACAGCCAGATCCCTTATCTACAGTCCCTCAGATATGGAATTTGAAGGGCCTTTTcgccctttcttctcttttggcATTCATGACAAAGACAATAACTTTGCTGGATCACTCACTATCTGTCCCATTAGTAATCAGTAA